The Virgibacillus phasianinus genome includes a window with the following:
- a CDS encoding protein arginine kinase has protein sequence MTLQHFMNEAISPWMRLDGPDSDIVLSSRIRLARNFAYAAFPIIAENEELEKIHDFFQQEYEHQSFQDYEDFQFVSIRDLSAAEKRVLVEKHLISPHLAKHAETAATLISQSEQVSVMINEEDHIRIQLYFPGFQLSKALEKAFEFDDWLEEKINYAYDETRGYLTSCPTNVGTGMRASVMMHLPALTLTQQINRMIPAINQLGLVVRGIYGEGSEAVGNVFQISNQITLGKSEEDIVQDLQSVVQQLIEQERTARNRLMEQSSTRLEDRIFRSYGTLEYSRVIESTEAARCLSNVRLGIDLGMIENVSRNILNELMVLTQPGFLQQYAKGTLTPKERDVLRATLIRERLQLEN, from the coding sequence ATGACATTGCAGCATTTTATGAACGAGGCAATCAGCCCATGGATGCGTTTGGATGGACCGGATAGCGATATTGTTTTAAGCAGCCGGATCCGGTTAGCACGTAATTTTGCATACGCAGCTTTCCCAATCATTGCTGAGAATGAGGAATTGGAAAAAATTCATGATTTCTTTCAACAGGAATATGAACATCAGTCATTTCAGGATTACGAAGATTTTCAATTTGTGTCTATTCGTGATTTAAGTGCAGCAGAAAAACGTGTTTTGGTTGAAAAACATTTAATTAGTCCGCACCTCGCTAAGCATGCTGAAACAGCCGCGACCTTAATTTCACAAAGTGAACAGGTTTCAGTGATGATTAATGAGGAGGATCATATCCGAATTCAGCTATATTTTCCAGGTTTTCAATTAAGTAAGGCACTGGAGAAAGCTTTTGAATTTGATGATTGGCTGGAAGAGAAAATTAATTATGCATATGATGAAACGAGGGGGTATTTAACCAGTTGCCCAACCAATGTGGGGACTGGTATGAGAGCCTCTGTTATGATGCATCTTCCAGCATTAACACTTACACAACAAATAAATCGCATGATTCCAGCGATAAATCAGTTGGGGCTTGTTGTACGCGGAATTTATGGAGAAGGAAGTGAAGCGGTAGGCAATGTCTTTCAAATCTCCAACCAAATCACACTCGGTAAGTCCGAAGAGGATATTGTTCAAGACTTACAAAGTGTTGTACAGCAATTGATTGAACAGGAGAGAACAGCTAGAAACAGACTTATGGAACAATCGAGTACACGTCTTGAGGATCGAATATTCCGTTCTTATGGAACTTTGGAATACAGCCGGGTGATTGAATCGACAGAGGCAGCAAGATGCTTATCAAATGTTAGGCTTGGAATTGATTTAGGCATGATTGAAAATGTTTCAAGAAACATACTTAATGAATTAATGGTTCTGACACAACCCGGCTTCCTGCAGCAATATGCTAAGGGGACATTAACTCCAAAGGAACGGGATGTATTAAGAGCTACACTCATTCGTGAGCGATTACAATTAGAAAATTAG
- a CDS encoding UvrB/UvrC motif-containing protein, with protein sequence MECQECNKRPASLHFAQVINGNKTEIHLCEICAKEKGYMTYPEEGYSLHSLLTGLFNFDTSSISTQNSSTANQTKELQCPKCEMTFSEFKRAGKFGCAECYHTFSNRLDSIFRRVHSGNTKHHGKIPKRQGGNLHTRKRLDEYKEKLTHLIEDEAFEEAAEIRDKIRDLEKEMPQTGDGDQK encoded by the coding sequence ATGGAATGTCAGGAATGTAATAAACGTCCTGCATCACTACACTTCGCACAGGTTATAAATGGAAATAAGACTGAAATACATCTTTGTGAGATTTGTGCAAAAGAAAAAGGATATATGACATACCCTGAGGAAGGGTACTCGCTTCACAGCTTATTAACAGGACTTTTTAATTTTGATACTTCTTCCATTAGCACACAAAATTCATCCACTGCTAATCAAACAAAGGAATTGCAATGTCCAAAGTGCGAAATGACGTTCTCCGAATTTAAACGTGCTGGCAAGTTTGGATGTGCGGAATGTTATCACACATTTTCCAATCGTTTGGATTCAATTTTTCGTCGCGTTCATAGTGGAAATACTAAGCATCATGGAAAAATTCCTAAACGGCAGGGTGGAAATTTACACACCAGAAAGCGACTTGATGAATATAAAGAAAAGTTAACACATCTAATTGAAGATGAGGCTTTTGAAGAGGCTGCAGAAATCAGGGATAAGATTCGTGACCTTGAAAAAGAAATGCCTCAGACCGGGGATGGTGATCAAAAATGA
- a CDS encoding CtsR family transcriptional regulator encodes MSNISDIIEQHLKKILEAARQDAIEIKRSEIADQFQCVPSQINYVINTRFTVEKGYIVESKRGGGGYIRIIRIKYQEKSDLIDEIIEMINPAVTQQASVDILERLLEEELITEREAKIILSAMDRNVLAFQLPLRDEVRARVLTAMLSTLKYLNS; translated from the coding sequence TTGAGTAATATATCTGATATCATTGAACAACATTTAAAAAAGATATTGGAAGCTGCCAGGCAGGATGCTATTGAGATAAAACGAAGTGAGATTGCTGATCAATTTCAATGTGTTCCATCACAAATAAATTATGTGATTAATACGCGCTTCACTGTGGAAAAGGGATATATTGTAGAGAGTAAACGCGGCGGTGGAGGGTATATACGTATTATTCGTATTAAATACCAGGAAAAGTCAGATTTAATTGATGAAATTATTGAAATGATCAATCCCGCTGTCACCCAGCAAGCATCTGTTGATATTTTAGAACGCTTACTGGAGGAAGAATTAATCACAGAGAGGGAAGCCAAAATTATTCTCAGTGCTATGGACCGCAATGTTTTAGCATTTCAATTACCACTTCGGGATGAGGTTCGGGCAAGGGTTTTAACCGCTATGTTATCAACATTAAAATATTTGAATTCATAA
- a CDS encoding MgtC/SapB family protein: protein MGEHIGQIFGDHFFVIMTRVLIALILSGLIGFERELKNHSAGFRTHILVGVGSCLMMLLSLYGFEAFIGSSDNIRFDPARIPSYVISGIGFLGAGTIMVNGMTIRGLTTAASIWTVAGLGLVVGVGMYATAVFTTLVILLSLVFLNNFEKLFKKGVYSNLIEIVALPGLQVNNIVSIFESFDLIIKKVEIERIDKDTRNIFIKIEQNANLDRVALFEEISKVEQVKNIIERD, encoded by the coding sequence ATGGGTGAACATATTGGTCAAATTTTTGGTGACCATTTTTTCGTAATCATGACCAGGGTACTTATTGCATTGATCCTTTCGGGATTAATTGGGTTTGAGCGGGAGTTAAAAAATCATTCCGCTGGGTTTCGTACGCATATTCTGGTGGGAGTCGGTTCATGCTTAATGATGCTTCTATCTTTATATGGATTTGAAGCCTTTATTGGATCGTCTGATAATATACGTTTTGATCCAGCAAGAATACCTTCTTACGTTATAAGTGGCATTGGGTTTCTTGGTGCCGGAACCATTATGGTTAATGGCATGACAATTCGCGGATTAACAACAGCGGCATCTATATGGACTGTTGCCGGACTGGGTTTGGTTGTTGGCGTAGGAATGTACGCAACTGCGGTTTTTACTACATTAGTGATATTGCTTAGTTTAGTGTTCTTAAACAACTTTGAAAAGTTGTTTAAGAAGGGTGTCTACTCTAATTTAATTGAAATCGTTGCTTTACCAGGACTTCAGGTTAATAATATTGTGTCCATTTTTGAATCATTTGACTTAATAATTAAAAAGGTAGAGATTGAACGAATCGACAAGGATACACGCAATATTTTTATAAAAATTGAGCAAAATGCTAATCTGGACCGGGTGGCGTTATTTGAAGAAATATCGAAGGTGGAGCAAGTAAAAAATATTATTGAAAGAGATTAA
- the lysS gene encoding lysine--tRNA ligase yields MVSEELNEHMRVRREKLTTYREQGIDPFGGKFVRSHSTETLIEQYDAFSKEELEDKTEQVTIAGRMMTKRGKGKAGFAHVQDLSGQLQIYVRKDMIGDDAYEIFKTTDMGDIVGVTGVMFKTKVGELSVKATEFHLLTKSLRPLPEKYHGLKDIEQRYRQRYLDLITNVDSRDTFILRSKIIQSMRRYLDTHGFLEVETPMMHGIPGGASARPFETHHNALDIPLYMRIAIELHLKRLIVGGMEKVYEIGRVFRNEGVSTRHNPEFTMMELYEAFADFHDVMELTENMVAHIAKEVLGDTKLTYDEQEISLAPKWKRLHMVDAVKEYTGVDFWKKMSDEDARALAKEYGIQIQDSMTFGHVVNEFFEQKVEEKLIQPTFIFGHPVEISPLAKKNKEDDRFTDRFELFIVGREHANAFSELNDPIDQRQRFEGQLKEREQGNDEAHLMDEDFLEALEYGMPPTGGLGIGIDRLVMLLTNSPSIRDVLLFPQMRNK; encoded by the coding sequence ATGGTGTCAGAAGAACTAAATGAACATATGCGTGTGCGCAGGGAAAAGTTAACTACTTACCGCGAACAGGGTATCGATCCTTTCGGAGGGAAATTCGTGCGTTCACACTCAACGGAAACGTTGATTGAACAATACGATGCGTTTTCAAAAGAAGAACTGGAGGATAAAACGGAGCAGGTTACTATAGCAGGACGGATGATGACAAAACGCGGAAAAGGTAAGGCCGGTTTTGCTCATGTTCAGGATTTAAGTGGACAGTTACAAATATACGTACGTAAAGATATGATAGGCGATGATGCTTATGAAATTTTTAAAACAACAGATATGGGAGATATTGTTGGTGTAACTGGTGTTATGTTCAAAACAAAAGTTGGTGAACTTTCCGTAAAGGCTACTGAATTTCATCTATTAACAAAATCCCTTCGTCCCCTACCAGAGAAGTACCACGGTCTTAAGGACATTGAACAGCGTTATCGTCAACGTTATTTGGATTTAATCACAAATGTCGATAGCAGGGATACCTTTATTTTAAGAAGCAAAATTATTCAATCAATGCGTCGTTATTTAGACACGCACGGCTTCTTAGAAGTGGAAACCCCGATGATGCATGGAATACCCGGGGGAGCGTCAGCACGTCCATTTGAAACCCACCATAATGCGTTAGATATTCCATTATATATGCGCATTGCAATAGAATTGCATTTGAAGCGACTCATTGTCGGCGGGATGGAAAAAGTCTATGAAATTGGTCGTGTCTTCCGTAATGAGGGTGTTTCCACGAGACATAACCCTGAATTTACCATGATGGAACTGTATGAAGCGTTTGCTGATTTCCATGATGTAATGGAACTGACCGAAAATATGGTAGCTCACATTGCCAAAGAGGTACTGGGTGATACAAAACTGACATATGACGAACAGGAAATTTCACTTGCACCAAAGTGGAAGAGATTGCATATGGTCGATGCAGTAAAAGAGTACACAGGTGTAGACTTCTGGAAAAAGATGAGTGATGAAGATGCTCGTGCACTGGCAAAAGAATACGGCATCCAAATCCAGGATTCAATGACATTTGGACATGTTGTAAATGAATTCTTTGAACAAAAAGTAGAAGAGAAATTAATTCAGCCTACATTTATTTTTGGTCATCCGGTTGAAATTTCGCCACTTGCGAAGAAAAATAAAGAAGATGACCGCTTTACGGACCGATTTGAATTATTTATTGTCGGCCGTGAACATGCAAATGCCTTTAGTGAATTAAACGACCCAATTGATCAGCGCCAGCGTTTTGAGGGCCAGCTTAAAGAACGCGAGCAAGGAAACGATGAAGCGCATCTAATGGATGAAGATTTCCTAGAAGCATTGGAATACGGGATGCCCCCTACCGGTGGACTTGGTATTGGGATAGACCGTTTGGTTATGTTATTAACAAACTCTCCATCTATTAGGGACGTATTACTATTTCCGCAGATGCGTAATAAGTAG
- a CDS encoding helix-turn-helix domain-containing protein: protein MDTARIGRRVKAFRKLKGYTQIDFAKVLHVSITELRDVERGMKEAPDVLLDKVALTLSVSKEELIGKDEHIQGVK, encoded by the coding sequence ATGGACACCGCAAGAATCGGCAGGCGAGTAAAAGCATTTCGTAAATTAAAAGGATATACACAAATAGATTTTGCTAAGGTTTTGCATGTGTCGATTACAGAACTTCGTGATGTGGAACGGGGAATGAAGGAGGCACCTGATGTGCTTCTGGATAAAGTTGCACTCACCCTGTCTGTATCAAAAGAAGAATTAATCGGCAAAGACGAACATATCCAGGGAGTAAAGTAA
- the folK gene encoding 2-amino-4-hydroxy-6-hydroxymethyldihydropteridine diphosphokinase, whose protein sequence is MNNVFLALGTNIEPRYTHLQKALHELRTNEHITIKSESSIYETAPVGYTDQADFLNMAIQIETPLTPFALLERCQRIEEGLGRKRAIRFGPRTIDLDILIYNDENIKTERLNVPHPRLYERAFVLIPLKELNPELPIGAQGKCVSDYVDDLTDQDVKDVRKWTPQESAGE, encoded by the coding sequence ATGAATAATGTTTTCCTAGCACTCGGAACTAATATTGAACCGAGATACACCCATTTACAAAAGGCATTACATGAACTGCGAACAAATGAACATATTACGATTAAGAGTGAATCGTCTATTTATGAGACGGCGCCGGTAGGTTATACAGACCAGGCTGATTTTCTAAACATGGCTATCCAAATTGAAACGCCACTTACTCCTTTCGCTTTATTGGAGAGATGCCAGCGAATTGAGGAGGGACTGGGACGAAAACGTGCAATCAGATTCGGCCCCCGTACAATAGACCTTGACATTTTAATCTATAATGATGAAAATATAAAAACAGAACGATTAAATGTGCCGCATCCACGGTTGTATGAACGAGCATTTGTACTTATACCCTTAAAAGAATTAAACCCAGAGTTACCTATTGGTGCTCAGGGTAAATGTGTGTCGGATTATGTGGATGATTTGACGGACCAAGATGTAAAGGATGTTAGAAAATGGACACCGCAAGAATCGGCAGGCGAGTAA
- the folB gene encoding dihydroneopterin aldolase has product MDKIILKGLRFYGYHGLLPEENKLGQRFHVDVELLVDLKQPGESDRMEDSIHYGHAYELIQTVVEGDPKNLIEAVAEDIAKSLLSNFDLLQAILVKVVKPDPPIRGHYESVAVEIFREKK; this is encoded by the coding sequence ATGGACAAAATTATACTTAAAGGTTTGCGGTTTTATGGATATCATGGACTACTTCCAGAAGAAAACAAATTGGGGCAACGATTTCATGTTGATGTAGAATTACTGGTGGATCTAAAGCAGCCGGGAGAAAGTGACAGGATGGAAGATTCCATTCATTATGGACACGCTTATGAACTTATACAAACAGTTGTCGAAGGTGATCCAAAAAACCTGATTGAGGCTGTGGCAGAAGATATCGCTAAGAGTCTCTTATCCAATTTTGATTTATTACAAGCTATCCTTGTGAAGGTTGTGAAACCAGACCCGCCAATTCGCGGTCATTACGAATCGGTAGCTGTAGAAATTTTTAGGGAGAAAAAATAA
- the folP gene encoding dihydropteroate synthase, which yields MMQAFLKTKAMTYNLSERTHIMGILNVTPDSFSDGGSYITVENAVAQAVEMEKLGADIIDIGGESTRPNHQAISKEEEIKRIVPAIKAVKEAVTIPISIDTYKAETARAAIDAGASIINDVWGAKREPEIADVAAEYDVPLIIMHNRTDKNYFSLIDDMKQDLHDSIEIALKAGVRRDNIILDPGIGFAKTITDNLVTMNHLEKFVEMGYPVLLGASRKSFIGHILDVPPAERDNGTGATTCMAIQKGVQIVRVHDVKRTAELAKMMDRMLAGGK from the coding sequence ATGATGCAGGCGTTTTTGAAAACAAAAGCAATGACATACAATTTATCAGAACGAACACATATCATGGGAATTTTAAATGTTACGCCTGACTCTTTTTCGGATGGCGGAAGTTATATAACAGTAGAGAATGCTGTTGCACAGGCAGTTGAGATGGAAAAACTGGGAGCTGATATCATTGATATTGGTGGTGAATCAACCCGGCCGAATCACCAGGCAATATCGAAAGAAGAGGAAATCAAACGGATTGTACCAGCAATTAAAGCGGTAAAGGAAGCTGTAACGATTCCGATTTCAATTGATACGTATAAGGCTGAAACAGCCAGAGCAGCAATTGATGCTGGTGCCTCAATTATTAATGACGTATGGGGAGCAAAAAGGGAACCTGAAATAGCAGATGTTGCAGCGGAATATGATGTTCCACTAATAATAATGCATAACCGTACGGATAAAAACTACTTTTCGCTAATTGATGATATGAAACAAGATTTGCACGATAGCATTGAGATTGCATTAAAAGCCGGTGTAAGGAGAGACAATATTATTCTTGATCCGGGAATTGGATTTGCTAAAACGATAACGGATAATCTAGTTACCATGAATCATCTGGAAAAATTCGTGGAAATGGGTTATCCCGTTTTGCTTGGGGCATCGCGTAAATCCTTTATTGGACACATTTTGGATGTTCCGCCAGCGGAAAGGGATAATGGAACAGGGGCAACCACCTGTATGGCGATTCAAAAAGGCGTGCAAATTGTCCGGGTCCACGATGTAAAACGAACCGCTGAATTAGCAAAGATGATGGACAGGATGCTAGCTGGAGGTAAATAA
- the cysK gene encoding cysteine synthase A: MRVADTIAGLIGETPMVKLNRSADSDSADIYLKLEYMNPGSSVKDRIALAMIEAAEEEGILKEGDTIIEPTSGNTGIGLAMVGAAKGYKTVLVMPDTMSKERQNLLRAYGAKLVLTPGSGGMNTAIKKAEELKEENGYFMPQQFNNMANPDVHARTTGKEIVEQMKDGLDGFVSGIGTGGTISGAGKVLKEHFSDVKLYAVEPSDSAILSGGSPGPHKIQGLGAGFVPKVLDTDIYDEIIRITNEEAFSTSREVAKKDGILGGISSGAAIAAAKKVAKKLGKGKKVVAIIPSNGERYLSTPLYDFDEIEK; this comes from the coding sequence ATGAGAGTTGCTGATACTATTGCAGGTTTAATTGGTGAAACACCAATGGTTAAATTGAATCGTTCGGCAGATTCAGATAGTGCAGATATTTATTTGAAGTTAGAGTATATGAATCCGGGAAGTTCAGTTAAAGATCGAATTGCATTAGCGATGATCGAAGCTGCAGAAGAGGAAGGCATATTAAAAGAAGGCGACACTATTATTGAACCGACAAGTGGTAATACGGGAATTGGCCTTGCGATGGTCGGCGCCGCTAAAGGTTATAAAACGGTATTAGTTATGCCAGATACAATGAGTAAAGAACGTCAAAATCTGTTGCGTGCCTATGGAGCTAAATTAGTTTTAACCCCGGGGTCAGGCGGAATGAACACAGCAATTAAAAAGGCAGAAGAATTAAAAGAAGAAAATGGTTACTTTATGCCACAGCAGTTTAATAATATGGCTAATCCTGATGTGCACGCTCGTACTACCGGGAAAGAAATCGTTGAACAAATGAAAGATGGATTAGATGGGTTTGTCTCAGGAATTGGCACTGGCGGAACGATATCCGGAGCAGGCAAGGTATTAAAAGAACATTTCAGTGATGTTAAGCTGTATGCAGTTGAACCATCTGATTCTGCTATATTATCCGGCGGCTCTCCTGGACCACATAAAATACAGGGACTTGGCGCAGGCTTTGTTCCAAAGGTATTAGACACAGATATTTATGATGAAATTATCCGGATTACAAATGAGGAAGCTTTCTCTACTTCGCGTGAGGTTGCCAAAAAGGATGGTATCCTTGGCGGGATATCGTCGGGTGCTGCCATCGCTGCTGCTAAAAAGGTAGCCAAGAAGCTAGGCAAAGGCAAAAAGGTTGTAGCCATTATACCAAGTAATGGAGAACGATACCTTTCAACACCATTATATGACTTTGATGAAATTGAAAAGTAG
- a CDS encoding peptidylprolyl isomerase — translation MSKKLLLGIIVILLITNVATLFFWNKGGEKVVLDDGKKAVNAKEPVATVDGETISYDAWMSKLRAEHGKEQLKRMVDSEIVDKLADKKGIEISDKVIKRELALLNGSQGPMTPKEAKQKEKEWRKDIIYRYQLGALLTMDTSVPEEKMKSYYDVYKNQYNFTASIKVSHIIVRNMKTAEKVEKELDNGASFSLLAKEYSIDEDTKKDGGYLGYFQTNSQFLPTGYVDTAKKMEEGTYSEPFKSDTGVAIIFLHRMLPDINFTYKEIKPYLKRELAMDKLDQSLTTEPLWNKLDIEWIYDEDEE, via the coding sequence ATGTCAAAGAAATTATTACTTGGGATAATTGTTATACTGTTGATTACAAATGTGGCTACACTCTTCTTTTGGAATAAAGGAGGAGAAAAAGTCGTATTGGATGACGGGAAGAAAGCGGTTAATGCCAAGGAGCCAGTTGCTACAGTGGATGGCGAAACGATTTCATATGATGCATGGATGTCAAAACTTCGTGCTGAGCATGGGAAAGAGCAGCTGAAACGAATGGTTGATTCGGAAATTGTCGACAAGCTGGCTGATAAAAAGGGAATTGAAATAAGTGATAAAGTAATTAAACGTGAACTTGCCTTATTAAATGGTAGCCAAGGCCCAATGACACCCAAGGAAGCAAAGCAAAAGGAAAAAGAGTGGCGTAAGGATATTATTTACCGTTATCAATTAGGTGCACTGCTTACGATGGATACGTCTGTTCCTGAAGAAAAGATGAAGTCCTATTACGATGTATATAAGAATCAGTATAATTTTACTGCATCAATAAAAGTATCGCATATTATCGTAAGGAATATGAAAACAGCTGAAAAGGTCGAAAAAGAGTTGGACAATGGTGCATCCTTCTCCTTACTTGCAAAAGAATACTCAATTGATGAGGATACTAAAAAAGATGGCGGATATTTGGGCTATTTTCAAACCAACAGTCAGTTCTTACCAACAGGATACGTGGATACAGCTAAAAAAATGGAAGAAGGAACTTATAGTGAACCATTCAAAAGTGATACGGGTGTTGCAATCATCTTCCTTCACCGCATGCTGCCGGATATTAATTTCACCTATAAGGAAATTAAACCATACTTAAAAAGGGAACTGGCAATGGATAAGTTGGATCAGTCGTTAACCACCGAGCCACTTTGGAATAAATTAGATATTGAATGGATTTATGATGAAGATGAAGAATAG
- the hslO gene encoding Hsp33 family molecular chaperone HslO, giving the protein MTDYLVKATTYGGMVRAYASVTTETVSEAQRRHDSWATTSAALGRTITVTAMMGAMLKGDDSLTVKVEGDGPIGPMIADANPHGEVRGYVTNPHVDFDLNDKGKLDVARAVGTEGTISVTKDLGLKDYFTGQVPIVSGEISEDFTYYFANSEQVPSAVGAGVLINPDHSVLAAGGFIVQVMPGADEEIIERLEAQIQSFPAISTLIREGNSPEEILQRLFGNEEIKMHETLPISFTCKCSKERIEHAISGLGNEEIQKMIDEDHGAEATCHFCNEVYQFSEKELESLKQ; this is encoded by the coding sequence ATGACAGATTACTTAGTAAAGGCTACAACATACGGCGGAATGGTTCGTGCCTATGCAAGTGTAACCACGGAAACAGTAAGTGAAGCACAGCGCCGTCACGATTCCTGGGCAACCACCTCAGCAGCATTAGGCCGAACAATTACAGTAACTGCGATGATGGGTGCCATGTTAAAAGGTGATGATTCCCTAACTGTAAAAGTGGAAGGGGATGGCCCGATTGGCCCAATGATTGCTGATGCCAATCCACATGGTGAGGTCCGCGGCTATGTAACCAACCCGCATGTTGATTTTGATTTAAATGATAAAGGAAAATTGGATGTTGCCCGTGCAGTGGGAACAGAAGGAACAATAAGTGTTACCAAAGATTTAGGATTAAAGGATTATTTTACTGGTCAGGTGCCGATTGTATCTGGTGAAATTAGTGAAGATTTTACGTATTACTTTGCCAATTCAGAACAAGTCCCTTCAGCCGTAGGAGCGGGGGTTCTTATAAATCCGGATCATTCAGTTCTAGCCGCGGGAGGGTTTATTGTCCAAGTAATGCCTGGTGCTGATGAGGAAATTATTGAACGGTTAGAAGCACAAATTCAGTCGTTTCCAGCAATCTCCACATTGATCAGAGAAGGAAATTCGCCTGAAGAGATCCTGCAACGATTGTTTGGTAATGAAGAAATAAAAATGCATGAAACATTGCCTATTTCCTTTACATGTAAATGTTCAAAGGAACGGATTGAACACGCAATCAGCGGACTGGGTAATGAGGAAATACAGAAAATGATTGATGAAGACCACGGTGCAGAGGCAACGTGTCACTTTTGCAATGAGGTTTACCAATTCAGTGAAAAGGAACTTGAATCATTAAAGCAATAG
- a CDS encoding type III pantothenate kinase — translation MLFVLDVGNTSTVLGVFKNDQLTHEWRIKTDRYKSEDEFGMLIKSLLEHTGISFKDITGIIISSVVPPIMFALEKMCRKYFHQEALVIGKDDVQSFLPMKYPNPKEIGADRIVNAVGAIEEYGSPLVIIDFGTATTYCYVNEKKEYEGGAIAPGIHISLEALYSKASKLPKVEITSPSSIIGTSTVEAMQAGIYYGYIGQVDEVVSRIKEQANEMPTVVATGGLAKLIADDSKTIDHVDTNLTLKGLYIIYKRNQEMK, via the coding sequence ATGCTTTTTGTACTGGATGTTGGAAATACAAGTACTGTTTTAGGTGTCTTTAAAAATGATCAGTTAACACATGAGTGGCGAATTAAAACGGATCGCTATAAATCTGAGGATGAATTTGGTATGCTGATTAAGTCCTTATTGGAGCATACAGGCATTTCATTCAAAGACATTACCGGAATTATTATTTCGTCTGTTGTTCCACCAATTATGTTTGCTCTCGAAAAGATGTGCAGAAAGTATTTTCATCAGGAAGCATTAGTTATTGGCAAAGATGATGTTCAATCTTTTTTACCGATGAAATATCCAAATCCGAAAGAAATTGGTGCTGACAGAATTGTAAACGCTGTTGGTGCTATTGAAGAATATGGTTCACCATTGGTGATCATTGATTTTGGAACTGCTACAACGTATTGCTATGTGAACGAGAAGAAAGAATATGAAGGCGGTGCAATTGCGCCGGGTATTCATATATCACTGGAGGCGTTATACAGTAAGGCGTCAAAACTTCCTAAGGTGGAAATTACCAGCCCATCCAGTATAATTGGAACATCTACTGTCGAAGCAATGCAGGCAGGAATATATTATGGGTATATTGGACAAGTTGATGAGGTCGTATCAAGAATTAAAGAGCAGGCAAATGAAATGCCCACAGTTGTTGCGACTGGTGGTCTCGCAAAATTAATTGCAGATGATTCCAAGACAATAGACCATGTTGATACAAACCTGACGTTGAAGGGATTGTATATTATTTATAAACGGAACCAGGAAATGAAGTAA